The proteins below come from a single Zonotrichia leucophrys gambelii isolate GWCS_2022_RI chromosome 3, RI_Zleu_2.0, whole genome shotgun sequence genomic window:
- the SMIM28 gene encoding small integral membrane protein 28: protein MRWLLGSSLKHFGHADRGNYDWLNSEPGGPLLETELQSRQQTSSTKDDIEPFLCIILPATMMLFLAFLLLFLYRRCQRPAPQGQIFSIDLPEALPEHDGPHFLSALPWSSEQSFHYSTLVPDATFLSVCLPPSYEEATMKASLEEARAEASPDPVPPYEESSSTK from the exons ATGAGGtggctcctgggcagcagcttgAAACACTTTGGACATGCTGACAGGGGGAACTATGACTGGCTAAACAGTGAACCGGGTGGGCCACTTCTGGAAACAGAGCTTCAG AGCAGACAGCAGACAAGTTCCACCAAAGACGACATAGAGCCCTTTCTGTGTATTATCCTGCCTGCCACCATGATGCTCTTCCtggcattcctgctgctcttcctgtaCCGCCGCTGCCAGCGCCCCGCTCCGCAGGGCCAGATCTTCAGCATCGACCTTCCCGAGGCCCTGCCCGAGCACGATGGGCCCCACTTCCTCTCggccctgccctggagcagcgAGCAGAGCTTCCACTACTCCACGCTGGTCCCCGACGCCACCTTCCTCTCGGTGTGCCTGCCTCCGTCCTACGAGGAGGCCACCATGAAGGCTTCCCTGGAGGAGGCTCGCGCTGAGGCCTCTCCAGACCCAGTGCCTCCCTACgaagagagcagcagcaccaagtGA